Within Pseudomonas alloputida, the genomic segment GCGACTTGTGCATCACGTATTCGGCGTTGTCGACCTGGGCTTCGCCAGTGTCGAGCTGGATCTGGGCCTCGTCACCGACCACCAGGGAACCGTTGTCACGGATCTTGACGTTGCCCTTGAGCTCGCCACGGTTTTCGGCCTGGTAGAGGTTGGCCTCGTCGGCTTCGGCCTGCATGCTGCCCTGGCGCATCACCACGTCACCGGCGAGGGTGGCGATCTGCTGCTCCTGCTGGTACTTGGATACCTTGGCATTGATGTAGGTCGGCGACTCGTCCTTCGGCGTGGTGTCGGCCATGCCCGGGCGGGTTGGCTCGATATACGCGCCACCGCAGTACGGGCCGGTTTCAGCCAGCTGCGCGGCGGTGAGCTTTTCACGCGGCACCCAGTCCAGGTGGCTGTAGTCTTCGCTGCGCGACTTCAGACCACGGCCCTTGGCCTCGGTAACCAGCACGGGCCGGTCCGCAGTTTCGGCTTCGCCCGCCGCTTCGGTGCCGGAGCTGACGGCTGCACCTTCGTGCACCGGGCGCGGTGGCAAGTTGTTGACTGGGGTTTTGGGCTTGCAGTCCCAACCACCGGCGGCGGACACTTGGCAGTCGAACTGTTCGGCTGCCACTACGTATGAGGTGGCCAGAGGTTGCAGGGCCAGCAGACCGCCGGTTACCAGCAACGGAAACTTTCTACGAAACGCGGGGGATTTCAATGCCATCTTATTAGTCCGGGCTTCCTGCGTGCCATCTGCCCGCGTGTGGGGCCGCACGCCTCTCGATGGTCTGAAAGTCGGGTGGGAACTGGCCATTGCTGGCCAATTCCCCCCTAAGAACCGTACGTGCGCCTTTCAGCGCATACGGCTCAAGCCTTTACGAAGCTCCCAGAGGGAGCCGGTTTGCTCACGTGCAGACCACGCGTGTGGAGCTGGTTGTGACAATTGGGGTGCAAGAGTACCCGATTGCCTAGTTCATCGCCACCGCCCAGAGAGCGGTAAGTGATGTGGTGATCGTGCCACCCCGTTTCCCTAGTAATCGGTTGCCCGCATAGCTGACATAGACCGCTTTGGCTGGAGAATAGGGTGCCGATCTGTTTCCGGTATTTCAGCTGTTTCAGCATCCGGTCAGTCCTCAGTTTTTCACCCATAGCCTCCATGGTTGGGTCGTAGGGGTTGTAGTCCCCACTCACCTTCTTATGTCGCTCGATCGGTGTACTCGCAAGCGTGTACAGCTCGACCTCCCGTTTTGTTCCAGCTTCATCAGTTACCGTGGTGGCGAACACCCAGTTTCTATCGCCTGAGGATCGGAAATATTTCTTCCTCACCCAATCTAGGGTCTTGTTTGGGTGTCGCCTTTTCGCCCAACGCCAGAGTTTGATAAACACCCTGTAATCCATTCGGCTGTACGCCTGCTTCGCGACTACTGGTTGGTGGTACAGCGCCCAGCCTCTCAGTTTCAGGTTGAGCATTCGGATCAGATCCTCCTGCCTGACCGTCTTATGAGAGTCGATCGCCTCTCTGATCTTGCTGTAGAACGCCTTGACGTTCTTCTTGCTCGGCTTGATCAGTAACGTTCCATCGTATTTCCGGAAACTCCATCCAAGAAAGTCGAAGCCTTCGTCGATGTGGACGATCCGCGTCTTTTTGAGTGAAAGCCGCAGCCCGCGCGTTGCGAGGAACTGCTCTACCCAAGGTTTTACTTCATTCTCCAGCACCTCCGGGGAGGTGCCGGTGATTACGAAGTCGTCGGCGTATCGCACCACATTCACCTTCAGCTTCTTCGCCCTTGTCACCCCCAAGTGTTCCTTGAGGAGTGTTTCCAGACCGTCCAGTGCCAGATTTGCCAGCGTTGGGGAGATAATTCCCCCCTGTGGCGTACCTGCGTTCGTCGCGTGCAGCTGCCCCTTGTGAATGACTCCAGCTTTTAACCACTGCCGAAGCATCCGTGTATCCGTGGGGGCGTTCCTTAATAGCCATTCGTGGTTGATGTTGTCGAAGAATCCCTCGATGTCCGCGTCTAATACCCAGCAAGCCGAGGCCCGCTTGGATAGGCACAAGAACAACTGCGCCATCGCATCCGCCGTACAGCGTTCGATCCTAAAGCCGTAGCTGTTCGGATCTCCTTGGGTTTCGGCGATGGGAGACAGGGCCAGCATGTACAGCGCTTGCATGGCTCTGTCCGTCATGGTCGGTATGCCCAATGGGCGTTCCCGTCCGTCCGACTTTGGGATGTAGACTCGCCGTAGTGGCCGAGCCTTGTATCCCCGCGTCTTCAACTGACCAACCGCAATCCATTTTGCGTTGGGTGTATCCCAGAGTTGCTTATCGACTCCCGCCGTGCGGCTCCCCTGATTTTCCGTGACTCTCCGTACAGCCAGGTATCTGGCCGACTTCGAGCGGGTGAGCATCCGTTGCAGAGATTTGACTCTGCGCCATTTGCCTTCCCGACAAGCCTTCGCAATTCGCATCTGCATTCCCCGGACGTTCCGCTGGACTCGGCGCCAATCGACGTCGTGCCACTGTTGCGGAGTGTCGGAAAGCGCAGACTCACCTTGCTGGCTGAGCTCTTTCATGCTGCTTTCCTCTCAAAGTGAAACCACCCGAGCGGAAGGCGCACGTACCCCCTGAGGGGTGCATGCACCCCGTCAGGGTAGGATTATCAAGGGCCAATGAAGCTAGGTCCTGAGGTTAATGAGACGGTCTCAGTCAGAGTTATTGCAACGAAAGACCACGCAGAAGTCTGCCCGGTTTCCCGTGGGGTGATGTTCCAACCCCTATCCAAGCCATTACAGCCTGGCGTTCGCTTTCTCTGCGATCCCATACCCGCACCGCCAACAGTGTTCCTTACGGTTCACCTGCCCAAAGGGCAGCGATACGGGCTTACCACGTTCCCTCTCTGTCACACGACTGGGTTAGGCCCCGCCTTTTCACCGGAGGTTCTGATGGCGACGTATCCCCACATCCCACAGGGATATCCAACCTCGTACCATTTTGGTTCATGCCTAACAGCAGTTTTGGCATGGTTATCCTTACGGTGTTTATCAGCGATTCACTTGTGTTGGCCGTACCAGCCAGCCTAGCGCCTCAACCCGGTACTGCTCCGAGTCTCTGCATTCCTCCTCGCGGAAGAGATGCACCCATATGGGGGCTACGTTGTCTGACGGGCTTCACACACCACCGTTGCCAGTGATGCATGCCGTCGTAGGCTACCGTTGGTCGCACAACGAGTCCGCTACTGCTCCATAGAGGCGGCAGTTGGACAATGACAGACAGAGCTTTCGCTCA encodes:
- the ltrA gene encoding group II intron reverse transcriptase/maturase — its product is MKELSQQGESALSDTPQQWHDVDWRRVQRNVRGMQMRIAKACREGKWRRVKSLQRMLTRSKSARYLAVRRVTENQGSRTAGVDKQLWDTPNAKWIAVGQLKTRGYKARPLRRVYIPKSDGRERPLGIPTMTDRAMQALYMLALSPIAETQGDPNSYGFRIERCTADAMAQLFLCLSKRASACWVLDADIEGFFDNINHEWLLRNAPTDTRMLRQWLKAGVIHKGQLHATNAGTPQGGIISPTLANLALDGLETLLKEHLGVTRAKKLKVNVVRYADDFVITGTSPEVLENEVKPWVEQFLATRGLRLSLKKTRIVHIDEGFDFLGWSFRKYDGTLLIKPSKKNVKAFYSKIREAIDSHKTVRQEDLIRMLNLKLRGWALYHQPVVAKQAYSRMDYRVFIKLWRWAKRRHPNKTLDWVRKKYFRSSGDRNWVFATTVTDEAGTKREVELYTLASTPIERHKKVSGDYNPYDPTMEAMGEKLRTDRMLKQLKYRKQIGTLFSSQSGLCQLCGQPITRETGWHDHHITYRSLGGGDELGNRVLLHPNCHNQLHTRGLHVSKPAPSGSFVKA